The following coding sequences lie in one Salvelinus fontinalis isolate EN_2023a chromosome 21, ASM2944872v1, whole genome shotgun sequence genomic window:
- the LOC129818608 gene encoding polypeptide N-acetylgalactosaminyltransferase 9-like isoform X1 produces the protein MAGARQIKTLLTLNICMFVGIILFSVYCRIQDRSEELLKNGRTTVQRSNRRNGKVTNFVEKQAILQRLEHLEEVVYHQLNGLGKSVGVLEGRVGQGQGQARTPATLRSPVRDPDGGKYEEYGYNAQLSNQIPLDRSIPDYRPKKCKLMTYPDDLPQMTVVFIFVNEALSVILRSVHSLVNHTPAHILKEIILVDDNSDSVELKLNLDQYVNKQYPGLVKMVRNSRREGLIRARILGWKAATAPVVGFFDAHVEFNTAWAEPILTRIREDRTRIILPSIDNIKYNTFEVQQYANAAHGYNWGLWCMYITPPQAWQDRGDETAPIRTPAMIGCSFVVNREYFEEIGLLDPGMEVYGGENIELGMRVWQCGGSMEVLPCARVAHIERTKKPYNDDIDYYAKRNALRAAEVWMDDYKSHVYMAWNIPINNAGVDFGDVSERIALRKKLQCHSFQWYLQNVYPEMRVYNDTITYGEVRNSKASGYCLDQGPNDDNSAILYPCHGMTSQLARYTSEGLLQLGPLGSTTFLPNTKCLVDEGRGRTPSLKKVDGASHSSQRLWDFSQNGPIISRDTGRCLEVEMSKEASFGLRLVVQRCSGQRWTIRNWIKPPRH, from the exons ATGGCTGGCGCACGGCAGATAAAAACTTTGTTGACTTTAAACATCTGCATGTTTGTGGGTATTATACTGTTCTCGGTTTACTGCAGAATTCAGGATCGCTCAGAGGAACTCCTGAAGAACGGCAGGACCACTGTGCAAAGATCTAACCGCAGAAATGGAAAAGTTACTAACTTTGTGGAGAAGCAAGCTATTCTTCAGAGGCTTGAGCATCTTGAGGAAGTGGTCTACCATCAATTGAACG GTCTGGGAAAGTCggttggggtactggagggacgAGTGGGCCAGGGACAGGGGCAGGCCAGGACCCCTGCAACTCTGAGAAGCCCTGTCCGCGACCCAGATGGGGGAAAGTACGAAGAGTATGGCTACAACGCACAGCTGAGCAATCAAATCCCACTGGATAGATCCATTCCTGACTACAGGCCGAAAAA GTGCAAGCTGATGACTTACCCAGATGACCTCCCTCAGATGACGGTGGTGTTCATCTTTGTAAACGAGGCCTTGTCAGTGATCCTACGGTCAGTCCACAGCCTGGTCAATCACACACCTGCACACATCCTCAAGGAGATCATCCTGGTGGACGACAACAGTGACAGTG TGGAACTAAAGCTGAATCTGGATCAGTATGTGAATAAGCAGTACCCAGGTCTAGTGAAAATGGTGAGAAATAGCAGACGGGAAGGACTTATACGGGCCAGAATCCTTGGCTGGAAAGCTGCCACTGCACCAGTTGTTGGCTTCTTTGACGCACATGTTGAGTTCAACACAGCATG GGCAGAGCCAATTCTAACCAGAATCAGGGAGGATCGAACACGTATTATTCTACCGTCGATCGACAACATCAAGTACAACACGTTTGAGGTGCAGCAGTATGCTAACGCGGCCCATGGCTACAACTGGGGCCTGTGGTGTATGTACATCACCCCCCCTCAGGCCTGGCAGGACAGAGGAGATGAGACGGCCCCCATCAG GACCCCTGCCATGATTGGCTGCTCCTTTGTGGTGAACAGAGAATACTTTGAAGAGATTGGCCTTCTAGACCCAGGCATGGAGGTGTATGGAGGAGAGAACATTGAATTGGGCATGAGG GTATGGCAGTGCGGGGGGAGTATGGAGGTGTTACCGTGTGCTCGGGTGGCACACATTGAACGCACCAAGAAACCCTATAACGACGACATTGATTACTATGCAAAGCGCAATGCCTTGAGGGCAGCCGAGGTGTGGATGGATGACTACAAATCGCACGTCTACATGGCCTGGAATATCCCCATCAAC AACGCTGGAGTTGATTTTGGAGATGTTTCTGAGAGAATCGCCTTGAGGAAGAAATTGCAATGTCATAGTTTCCAGTGGTACTTGCAGAATGTGTATCCAGAGATGCGAGTGTACAATGACACCATCACCTATGGTGAGGTGCGAAACAGCAAGGCCAGTGGCTATTGCTTAGACCAAGGACCTAACGATGACAACAGCGCGATTCTCTACCCGTGTCATGGCATGACATCTCAG CTGGCTCGTTACACCTCAGAAGGGCTTTTGCAGCTTGGTCCCCTGGGCTCCACTACGTTCCTGCCCAACACCAAGTGTCTGGTGGACGAGGGACGAGGGCGGACGCCAAGTCTCAAAAAAGTTGATGGAGCGTCACACTCATCACAAAGGCTTTGGGACTTCAGTCAG AACGGCCCAATAATCAGCAGAGACACTGGTCGTTGTTTGGAGGTGGAGATGTCTAAAGAGGCAAGCTTTGGCCTACGGCTGGTGGTCCAGAGGTGCTCTGGACAGAGGTGGACTATCAGGAACTGGATCAAACCACCACGACACTGA
- the LOC129818608 gene encoding polypeptide N-acetylgalactosaminyltransferase 9-like isoform X2, whose translation MRRPPSAHSANPDVLAVSESWLRKATKNPEISISNFNIRSLYLYTANRTPAMIGCSFVVNREYFEEIGLLDPGMEVYGGENIELGMRVWQCGGSMEVLPCARVAHIERTKKPYNDDIDYYAKRNALRAAEVWMDDYKSHVYMAWNIPINNAGVDFGDVSERIALRKKLQCHSFQWYLQNVYPEMRVYNDTITYGEVRNSKASGYCLDQGPNDDNSAILYPCHGMTSQLARYTSEGLLQLGPLGSTTFLPNTKCLVDEGRGRTPSLKKVDGASHSSQRLWDFSQNGPIISRDTGRCLEVEMSKEASFGLRLVVQRCSGQRWTIRNWIKPPRH comes from the exons ATGAGACGGCCCCCATCAG cacactctgccaaccctgatgttttagccgtgtctgaatcctggcttaggaaggccaccaaaaatcctgaaatttccatctcCAACTTCAACATCCGATCACTGtatctgtacacagccaatcg GACCCCTGCCATGATTGGCTGCTCCTTTGTGGTGAACAGAGAATACTTTGAAGAGATTGGCCTTCTAGACCCAGGCATGGAGGTGTATGGAGGAGAGAACATTGAATTGGGCATGAGG GTATGGCAGTGCGGGGGGAGTATGGAGGTGTTACCGTGTGCTCGGGTGGCACACATTGAACGCACCAAGAAACCCTATAACGACGACATTGATTACTATGCAAAGCGCAATGCCTTGAGGGCAGCCGAGGTGTGGATGGATGACTACAAATCGCACGTCTACATGGCCTGGAATATCCCCATCAAC AACGCTGGAGTTGATTTTGGAGATGTTTCTGAGAGAATCGCCTTGAGGAAGAAATTGCAATGTCATAGTTTCCAGTGGTACTTGCAGAATGTGTATCCAGAGATGCGAGTGTACAATGACACCATCACCTATGGTGAGGTGCGAAACAGCAAGGCCAGTGGCTATTGCTTAGACCAAGGACCTAACGATGACAACAGCGCGATTCTCTACCCGTGTCATGGCATGACATCTCAG CTGGCTCGTTACACCTCAGAAGGGCTTTTGCAGCTTGGTCCCCTGGGCTCCACTACGTTCCTGCCCAACACCAAGTGTCTGGTGGACGAGGGACGAGGGCGGACGCCAAGTCTCAAAAAAGTTGATGGAGCGTCACACTCATCACAAAGGCTTTGGGACTTCAGTCAG AACGGCCCAATAATCAGCAGAGACACTGGTCGTTGTTTGGAGGTGGAGATGTCTAAAGAGGCAAGCTTTGGCCTACGGCTGGTGGTCCAGAGGTGCTCTGGACAGAGGTGGACTATCAGGAACTGGATCAAACCACCACGACACTGA